From Candidatus Omnitrophota bacterium, a single genomic window includes:
- a CDS encoding transposase, translating into MPRPVRVHIEGALYAVTSQAMEGVPLFRETQDYETYLQFLQEAKQRFSFRLYAFVLLPSEVRLLLEPTNGATVSAIMHALNSRYTKYVGKRHDHTGHIFRSRFAMTLMEKAPSVLYATAVLHQLPNAAGVAQDFGAYAWSSYPSYLAVNGSSIGPITSGEVREVQDMLSRTHPGQTYEQAMASLTAQELRQWQQAMERPVVGSEEFLRRVEEQRRQRQETTGGGQVARWPGGHDTTTGSLGRFATKSPMVTAALAVTAVAVVSVILSVKTVSTFRANVNVIGQEEHAAAVFLKSIGSLRRAEATSAQLAMFNQRASLEGTAWDLTLSSLSPASGTAAKHDHLAFTDHEIASSLFSAQGFPSSNYTATRNANGEMVWETMQSKPSGAVVRWRGEWRDQVMRGVLTHQDTGKSPEEYTFVGVLKDQTHRKEI; encoded by the coding sequence ATGCCGAGGCCGGTGAGAGTCCATATCGAAGGAGCCCTCTATGCGGTGACATCCCAAGCGATGGAGGGGGTCCCTCTGTTCCGCGAGACACAAGATTACGAGACCTACCTCCAATTCCTCCAAGAAGCCAAGCAGCGGTTTAGCTTCCGGCTCTATGCCTTTGTCCTGCTGCCCAGTGAGGTTCGCCTGCTGCTGGAGCCGACCAACGGGGCCACGGTGTCGGCCATCATGCATGCGCTCAATTCGCGCTACACCAAATATGTGGGGAAGCGGCATGACCACACGGGACACATCTTTCGCTCGCGGTTTGCCATGACCTTGATGGAAAAAGCGCCCTCAGTGCTGTATGCAACGGCTGTGCTGCACCAACTGCCGAACGCGGCGGGTGTTGCACAGGATTTCGGCGCCTATGCGTGGAGCAGCTATCCCAGCTACCTCGCCGTAAACGGATCGTCAATCGGGCCGATCACGAGCGGCGAGGTACGGGAGGTCCAAGATATGCTGAGCCGAACGCATCCAGGGCAGACATACGAGCAGGCGATGGCGTCATTGACGGCGCAAGAGTTGCGGCAGTGGCAGCAGGCGATGGAGCGGCCGGTGGTCGGGTCCGAGGAATTTCTGCGGCGGGTTGAAGAGCAACGACGCCAGAGACAAGAAACGACAGGTGGTGGCCAGGTGGCCAGGTGGCCAGGTGGCCATGACACGACCACTGGGTCACTGGGTCGCTTTGCCACCAAGTCTCCAATGGTGACAGCCGCTCTGGCGGTTACCGCAGTAGCCGTTGTGTCGGTCATCCTTTCAGTAAAGACCGTCTCAACGTTCCGCGCGAATGTCAACGTCATCGGGCAAGAAGAGCACGCGGCGGCGGTTTTCTTGAAATCGATCGGCAGCCTGCGGCGGGCTGAGGCCACCTCGGCGCAACTGGCCATGTTCAACCAGCGGGCCAGCCTTGAGGGTACGGCCTGGGATTTAACGCTGAGCTCTCTTTCGCCGGCAAGCGGAACAGCGGCGAAACACGATCATCTGGCGTTCACCGATCATGAGATTGCGTCCAGCCTGTTTAGCGCGCAAGGCTTCCCCTCGTCCAACTATACCGCGACCCGCAATGCCAACGGAGAGATGGTCTGGGAGACGATGCAGAGCAAACCCTCCGGGGCCGTGGTGCGCTGGCGGGGCGAATGGCGCGACCAAGTCATGCGAGGCGTGCTGACGCATCAAGACACCGGCAAATCGCCTGAAGAATACACCTTCGTCGGGGTCCTCAAGGACCAGACGCACCGCAAGGAGATTTAA